One window of Aerococcus tenax genomic DNA carries:
- a CDS encoding MarR family winged helix-turn-helix transcriptional regulator: protein MDLKTSLMELQCELVAERNQANPKEISWLQYDILHQIEQKGELLPSDLSVILGVSRTKLSKALKGLKSMRYIEQTPNEEDGRELYTTLTSDGKDLLHHISNSHSSLHLAAIKTFNKEEQECFIYLSNKLSEELKKARIEQNG from the coding sequence ATGGATTTAAAAACATCATTGATGGAATTACAATGTGAACTTGTTGCTGAAAGGAACCAAGCAAACCCAAAGGAAATTTCCTGGCTACAATATGACATTCTGCATCAAATCGAACAAAAAGGAGAACTACTACCCTCGGATCTTAGTGTGATTCTTGGCGTATCCCGTACAAAATTATCAAAGGCATTAAAAGGGTTAAAGTCTATGCGGTATATTGAACAGACCCCTAATGAAGAGGATGGAAGAGAATTGTACACTACACTGACTAGTGATGGGAAAGACTTACTCCATCATATTTCAAATAGTCACTCCTCTCTTCATCTAGCTGCTATCAAGACCTTTAACAAAGAGGAACAAGAATGTTTTATCTATTTATCAAACAAATTATCAGAAGAATTAAAGAAAGCGAGGATAGAGCAAAATGGATGA
- a CDS encoding sensor histidine kinase yields the protein MIYILWLLSILVVVGWLKFCQRRRIQELADLIDQLYQQDYQIPMKQDDFSQLEDQIYKLFIELVEEKEKVHRLSQSQSRNIEDIAHQIKTPLTGMLFALENDKTDPATFSQQLNRLNDLSNALLKLASLDNNLEGFKLSPVHLREVIDYALDILSDEIDDRGIVVDINIGEAVMLGHFNWLSEAVINILKNAINQEGTRRIWLRTRENPIYLELSIQDDGGGIVEGKQKKIFQRFYKDPDSKGFGIGLAMAKRIVEKHQGQISCRNTDRGAEFILQFYK from the coding sequence ATGATTTATATATTGTGGCTTCTAAGCATACTTGTTGTCGTTGGCTGGTTGAAGTTCTGCCAGCGCCGGCGGATTCAAGAGCTGGCAGACCTAATCGACCAACTCTACCAGCAAGATTATCAGATTCCCATGAAGCAGGATGATTTCTCCCAGTTGGAGGACCAGATCTATAAGTTATTCATTGAGCTGGTCGAAGAGAAAGAAAAGGTCCATCGTTTGTCCCAAAGTCAGAGTCGAAATATCGAAGACATTGCCCACCAAATTAAGACGCCGCTTACGGGCATGCTCTTTGCCTTGGAAAATGATAAGACGGATCCGGCGACTTTCTCCCAGCAATTAAACCGACTCAACGACTTGTCCAATGCTCTCTTGAAGTTGGCTAGTCTGGATAATAATCTTGAGGGCTTCAAGTTATCGCCAGTTCACTTGCGGGAAGTGATAGACTATGCTCTGGATATCTTGAGTGATGAAATTGATGACCGAGGAATTGTTGTCGATATCAATATAGGGGAGGCGGTTATGCTGGGACATTTCAACTGGTTGAGCGAGGCTGTCATTAATATCCTAAAGAATGCCATCAACCAGGAAGGCACACGTCGAATCTGGCTAAGGACTAGGGAAAATCCTATTTATTTGGAATTGTCTATCCAAGATGATGGGGGAGGGATTGTTGAAGGCAAGCAAAAGAAGATTTTCCAGCGTTTCTATAAGGATCCTGATTCTAAGGGTTTTGGGATTGGCCTCGCTATGGCCAAGCGCATTGTCGAGAAACATCAAGGGCAAATTAGCTGCCGAAATACCGACCGAGGGGCAGAATTTATCCTGCAATTTTATAAGTGA
- a CDS encoding WapI family immunity protein translates to MTGIVFTEEDKRLTVDILGYEFKDLSANDDIFDRNWLKLEFSYSDSVKSFKQVDPCLLSFELGEIIESIHWLISGKETEVLRTFTEPYLSLAITQIDSCYVFQISFVYDTKDNDWKEVCLYQTLDCEELKQLNLQLKDFFQRYPVR, encoded by the coding sequence ATGACTGGCATAGTTTTTACTGAAGAAGATAAGCGGTTAACTGTCGATATTCTTGGTTATGAATTCAAAGATCTATCTGCAAACGATGATATTTTTGATCGAAATTGGTTGAAGTTAGAGTTTAGCTACTCGGATTCAGTCAAGTCCTTTAAACAAGTGGATCCTTGCCTGTTAAGTTTTGAACTGGGAGAGATTATTGAAAGTATCCATTGGCTGATATCGGGAAAGGAAACAGAGGTGTTGAGAACATTTACAGAGCCCTACCTGTCCCTGGCTATTACGCAAATCGATTCTTGCTATGTTTTCCAAATAAGCTTTGTCTATGACACTAAGGATAATGATTGGAAAGAAGTCTGCCTGTATCAAACATTGGATTGTGAAGAGCTTAAGCAGTTGAACCTTCAACTAAAGGATTTCTTTCAGAGATATCCAGTAAGATAA
- a CDS encoding ABC transporter ATP-binding protein codes for MESILTVKDLSKTYKNGRKALDHLNFTVTKGEILGFLGPNGAGKSTTINILSTLLKADEGKLTYFNNAHLPLKTIKQHLGIVPQELAIYEDISAFQNVKFFASLYGVKKTEMKDRVKKALRKVGLEERAHDKAATFSGGMKRRLNIACAIAHDPQLIIFDEPTVGIDPQSRNHILDSIKALRDEGATVIYTTHYMEEVQQLCDRVIIMDGGHVLLNDRLDNILEAYRESKYQVDFAQEMPKALLEKIRQLPQVLGLSQDTDYQMQVSLKSGKASLNDILALVIQSHINITGIQTKKKNLEDVFLSLTGKQLRD; via the coding sequence ATGGAGAGTATTTTAACCGTCAAAGACCTATCGAAAACTTATAAAAATGGTCGAAAAGCCCTTGATCATTTGAATTTCACTGTGACTAAGGGTGAGATCCTTGGCTTTTTAGGACCCAATGGGGCTGGAAAAAGTACCACTATTAATATTTTATCCACGCTGTTAAAGGCGGATGAAGGCAAGCTGACTTACTTTAATAATGCTCACTTGCCGCTTAAAACCATCAAACAGCACCTGGGGATTGTGCCGCAAGAACTCGCCATTTATGAGGATATTTCTGCCTTTCAGAATGTAAAATTCTTTGCCTCCTTATATGGCGTCAAGAAAACTGAAATGAAAGACCGGGTGAAAAAGGCATTAAGGAAGGTCGGTCTGGAAGAACGTGCCCATGACAAGGCTGCCACTTTCTCGGGTGGGATGAAGCGACGTTTAAACATTGCCTGTGCCATAGCCCACGATCCTCAATTGATTATTTTTGATGAGCCCACCGTGGGGATTGATCCCCAGTCGAGAAACCATATTCTCGATTCGATCAAGGCTTTGCGGGATGAAGGGGCCACGGTTATCTACACCACCCATTACATGGAGGAGGTCCAGCAGCTTTGTGACCGGGTCATTATTATGGATGGGGGTCATGTTTTACTAAATGACCGCTTGGATAATATCTTGGAAGCTTACCGTGAGTCCAAGTATCAAGTGGATTTTGCCCAGGAAATGCCTAAAGCGCTTTTAGAGAAAATTCGTCAATTGCCCCAGGTCTTGGGACTAAGTCAGGATACTGACTACCAAATGCAGGTTAGTTTAAAAAGTGGAAAAGCCTCACTTAATGATATATTGGCGCTTGTTATCCAATCCCATATCAATATAACTGGGATCCAAACCAAGAAGAAAAATTTGGAAGATGTCTTCTTAAGCTTAACGGGTAAGCAATTAAGAGACTAA
- the rlmD gene encoding 23S rRNA (uracil(1939)-C(5))-methyltransferase RlmD: MKHRYPSEQLEVEVTGLSEKGLGLAEYRFPDTELGKGRKLKLQIPKALPGDKLLVTVPNARGRRRATRTYDRIIEPSPSRNGGYELNGPQVGGAPLEYMNYPDQLAYKRELTQTFLADQGFDPSVVGEVWGMDDPYHYRNKLELSFSIDGDLGFFAQGDQYQIVDWQKNILAPEIFMILKEEVQAWQKAWNLAGYEKQSKQGLLRQLLLRQGQQSGEVMVAIFAQEESADLDPGVIEDLIQRLQAYPEIKSLMWIKNTAIADRMGADQVEVLAGRDYIRDELAGFNYRLYFDTFFQPNPTQAQKMIDLACDWAELDQDSLVIDLFCGVGSFSLPLAKRAKALVGIEIVEQSIESAKRNARDNRITNAHFIARDARHGLAEIEEEWGQADLLLLDPPRNGAGGKIMRRIGRMGLDKIIYVSCNPKSLAADLVWLREFGYEIAKIQLIDQFPHTQHVECVVLIEKKS; the protein is encoded by the coding sequence ATGAAGCACCGTTATCCAAGTGAACAATTAGAAGTGGAAGTGACCGGACTTTCTGAGAAGGGGCTAGGTTTAGCCGAATACCGTTTTCCGGATACCGAATTAGGAAAAGGACGGAAATTAAAACTTCAAATTCCTAAGGCCCTACCTGGGGATAAATTGTTAGTCACTGTACCCAATGCCAGAGGCCGAAGACGGGCAACCCGGACCTATGACCGGATCATTGAGCCTTCGCCTAGTCGAAATGGTGGTTATGAATTAAATGGTCCGCAAGTTGGTGGAGCCCCCTTGGAGTATATGAATTACCCCGACCAATTGGCCTATAAAAGAGAGCTGACCCAGACCTTTTTAGCTGACCAAGGCTTTGACCCCAGTGTGGTGGGTGAGGTATGGGGGATGGACGACCCTTACCATTACCGCAACAAGCTGGAGCTGAGTTTCTCGATCGATGGTGACTTGGGTTTCTTCGCCCAGGGTGACCAGTACCAGATTGTTGATTGGCAAAAGAATATCTTGGCCCCAGAAATCTTTATGATCTTAAAAGAAGAAGTTCAAGCCTGGCAAAAGGCCTGGAACTTAGCAGGTTACGAAAAACAGTCGAAGCAAGGTTTGCTCAGACAATTACTCTTGCGCCAAGGCCAGCAAAGTGGGGAAGTCATGGTAGCTATTTTCGCCCAAGAGGAATCGGCAGATCTTGATCCAGGCGTTATTGAAGACCTAATCCAACGTCTACAGGCTTATCCTGAGATTAAGAGCTTAATGTGGATTAAGAATACGGCCATTGCGGATCGGATGGGGGCTGACCAAGTGGAAGTCCTGGCTGGCCGCGACTATATCCGTGATGAGCTGGCTGGTTTTAATTACCGCCTTTACTTTGACACCTTCTTCCAACCAAATCCTACCCAAGCCCAAAAGATGATCGATTTGGCTTGCGATTGGGCAGAACTCGACCAAGACAGTCTGGTAATTGACCTTTTCTGTGGAGTCGGTAGCTTTAGCCTACCTCTGGCTAAGCGGGCCAAGGCCTTAGTGGGGATTGAAATTGTGGAACAGTCCATTGAGTCGGCTAAACGTAATGCCCGGGATAACAGGATTACTAACGCCCACTTTATCGCCCGAGATGCCCGCCATGGTTTGGCTGAAATTGAAGAGGAGTGGGGACAAGCTGACCTGCTCTTGTTAGATCCCCCACGCAACGGTGCCGGTGGAAAAATCATGCGTCGGATCGGGCGGATGGGCCTAGACAAGATCATTTACGTCTCCTGTAATCCCAAAAGCTTGGCAGCAGATTTAGTCTGGCTAAGAGAGTTCGGTTATGAGATTGCCAAGATCCAATTAATCGACCAATTCCCACATACTCAGCATGTCGAGTGCGTGGTATTGATTGAAAAGAAAAGCTGA
- a CDS encoding type II toxin-antitoxin system PemK/MazF family toxin codes for MVMRQGDIFYVNFNPSIGHEQRNSRPAIVLSHDLIFQTSHMAIVAPISTTKRNYPAYYELQETDQIKGKVLLNQSKALDLYHRQVSRENFIERAKPNEFQRIIHRYKLLFDLVDDYQ; via the coding sequence ATGGTGATGCGGCAAGGGGATATTTTTTATGTTAATTTTAACCCAAGCATCGGACATGAACAGAGAAATAGTCGTCCAGCCATTGTATTAAGTCATGATCTCATTTTCCAGACGAGTCACATGGCGATTGTTGCGCCTATCTCAACGACAAAACGAAACTATCCAGCCTATTATGAGCTCCAAGAAACTGATCAGATAAAGGGTAAAGTCCTTTTGAATCAATCAAAAGCTCTTGATCTTTATCATCGTCAAGTCAGCCGAGAAAATTTTATTGAACGAGCTAAACCAAATGAATTTCAGCGCATTATTCATCGTTATAAATTGTTATTCGATCTGGTAGATGATTATCAATAG
- a CDS encoding ABC transporter permease, protein MNLVILTNNFNRLLKGKTYLFITTVIVFITLAGSAFVVTMDAPTLQIGVDQTASDLLTMKNDDLSVEEISEDHPAYTKLITGDYDAYITKEEGKYQVTTVRNAELADDLSQLLNEGQLSSEPDPGNNHFKVILTVLAMSSMILSLILYRFYFDDRRGIDKRIYSSGLSVLSYLFQQVLFTFLLLFTISALACCSLFPLFGLDLSSRFFLGLFLLELFAANFGMFLSTLTKKNQGALLVGTMLSVLTTLLSGALLAVKEESLQEKIQPLFPQFYIAKLGSALDGQVEALSQPIGVLLLYSLVFFVIALLMQKRRIVD, encoded by the coding sequence ATGAACCTTGTTATTCTAACTAATAATTTCAACCGACTCTTAAAAGGAAAAACTTATCTCTTCATAACCACTGTAATTGTCTTTATAACCCTTGCAGGAAGCGCCTTTGTTGTCACCATGGATGCTCCCACGCTTCAAATAGGGGTCGACCAGACTGCCAGTGATTTGTTAACCATGAAGAATGATGACTTATCTGTTGAAGAAATTTCAGAAGATCATCCTGCATACACTAAGCTGATCACTGGCGACTACGATGCCTACATCACTAAGGAAGAGGGCAAGTATCAAGTGACGACAGTAAGAAACGCTGAATTGGCTGATGACTTGAGCCAACTCCTCAATGAGGGGCAATTAAGCAGTGAACCCGATCCAGGCAATAATCATTTTAAAGTGATTCTCACTGTTTTAGCCATGAGCTCGATGATTCTGTCCTTAATCCTCTATCGTTTTTATTTTGATGATCGTCGCGGTATTGATAAACGCATTTATTCCTCTGGCCTTTCAGTACTTTCTTACCTTTTCCAGCAAGTATTGTTCACTTTTCTGCTTTTGTTTACGATTAGTGCCTTAGCTTGCTGTAGTCTGTTTCCTCTCTTTGGCCTGGACTTATCTAGTCGATTTTTCTTAGGTTTATTTTTACTTGAACTATTTGCGGCTAATTTTGGCATGTTCTTATCAACGCTGACCAAGAAAAATCAGGGAGCTCTCTTAGTGGGGACCATGTTATCGGTTTTGACCACGCTTCTTTCGGGAGCTCTATTAGCTGTAAAAGAAGAGTCTTTACAAGAAAAGATCCAACCTCTTTTTCCGCAATTCTACATCGCCAAATTAGGCTCAGCCTTGGATGGTCAAGTAGAAGCATTGAGCCAACCCATAGGGGTTCTTTTACTATATAGTTTGGTCTTCTTTGTAATCGCGCTGTTGATGCAAAAGCGAAGGATAGTCGATTGA
- a CDS encoding ABC transporter permease — translation MLTIMQQDIINLLKNKPIMTYLLAYPMLLILVTGYVFSSNFTDDLLSAYDYYGVTMMIYLSMATVIILPELLFGHQVKYANYRIIYSPMARYKVYLSKLIVSIAVSYAILASYILVFNAIGFVNYGGRDVLRILLLDLALVIFSITFGGAFCLLVKSEDLATKLLNLVINLLAILSGLFFPMTILGPKIARVTSFSPVSKVMSSFFAIIYDKDCTTLLPTTTTLMLSSLIFLIIIHLSYHPEDFGD, via the coding sequence ATGTTAACCATCATGCAACAAGATATTATTAATCTTTTGAAGAACAAACCCATTATGACCTATCTTTTAGCTTATCCCATGCTCCTGATCCTAGTGACGGGTTATGTTTTTTCTTCTAATTTTACTGACGATCTTCTGTCGGCCTATGACTATTATGGGGTCACTATGATGATCTACTTGTCCATGGCCACGGTGATTATTTTGCCTGAGCTCTTGTTTGGCCACCAGGTCAAGTATGCTAATTACCGGATTATCTATTCGCCTATGGCTCGATACAAAGTTTATTTATCCAAACTAATCGTATCTATTGCAGTTTCCTATGCCATCCTAGCCAGCTATATCCTAGTTTTTAATGCGATAGGATTTGTTAACTACGGGGGAAGGGATGTCCTCCGTATCTTATTACTTGATTTAGCCTTAGTTATCTTTTCGATCACTTTTGGTGGGGCTTTTTGCCTCTTAGTGAAGAGTGAAGACCTAGCAACCAAGCTGTTGAACTTAGTGATTAACCTTCTGGCGATTTTGTCGGGTTTATTCTTTCCCATGACCATTTTGGGACCAAAGATTGCCAGAGTCACTAGCTTTTCTCCGGTTTCAAAAGTGATGTCCAGTTTTTTTGCGATTATTTATGATAAGGATTGCACAACCTTATTGCCGACGACTACGACACTGATGTTGTCTTCGCTAATTTTTTTAATAATTATCCATTTAAGCTACCATCCAGAAGATTTTGGTGATTAA
- a CDS encoding response regulator transcription factor, producing the protein MNSLLLVEDNPMIGQEIVDFLTKHGFDVQLAKNYAEGQAASKQAYDLAILDLNLPDGNGFDLLSLFLQNHIKVIITTVVNDVNFIAEALDAGASDYLTKPFNLNILRARIAACLRDFGPMEGESELVLKEDQGMIYYQGQGVALTALEFRLLAHFIRHRGQLLTRDQLLDRFWDARQAYVNDNTLTATIKRIRDKTSKDLIETVRGIGYRLKL; encoded by the coding sequence ATGAATTCCCTACTTTTAGTGGAAGATAATCCCATGATTGGCCAAGAGATTGTCGACTTTTTGACCAAGCATGGCTTTGATGTACAGCTGGCGAAAAATTATGCTGAAGGGCAAGCGGCCTCTAAGCAGGCTTATGATCTGGCTATCCTGGATTTAAATTTGCCGGATGGAAATGGTTTTGATCTTTTGTCGCTCTTTTTACAGAATCATATCAAAGTGATTATTACTACTGTGGTTAACGATGTGAATTTTATTGCGGAGGCTCTCGATGCGGGGGCGTCGGACTATCTCACCAAACCCTTTAATCTGAATATCCTGCGGGCTCGGATTGCGGCTTGTTTGAGGGACTTTGGACCTATGGAAGGAGAGAGCGAATTAGTCCTTAAAGAAGACCAGGGAATGATTTATTATCAGGGGCAGGGGGTTGCTTTGACGGCCTTGGAATTTCGGCTCTTGGCCCATTTTATCCGCCACCGGGGCCAGCTTCTGACTCGGGACCAATTGCTGGATCGCTTCTGGGATGCCCGGCAGGCCTATGTGAATGACAATACCCTGACCGCTACCATTAAGCGGATCCGCGACAAGACCTCCAAGGATCTGATTGAAACCGTCCGCGGCATCGGCTACCGGTTGAAGCTATGA
- a CDS encoding TetR/AcrR family transcriptional regulator → MAKDNKEKLIKATDRLLKDRSISSITTKEITKEAGVSVGVFYNYFDSKEEVFTELVKSFFNYSLTEMKKLQAEITGNNLRSELKFKEFLVRGMDKNWENRFLNSDILMLTRKDQVFKEMMLDFNERMLAIIVAILTIIQSFAQESELTIKAKLIMNLIQNSYPTFSSFEDDQEQEAYMEKVVKVIFDLSFNE, encoded by the coding sequence ATGGCTAAAGATAATAAAGAAAAGTTAATTAAAGCGACTGACCGCTTGCTTAAAGATCGAAGTATTAGTTCAATTACAACTAAGGAGATCACCAAGGAAGCTGGAGTGTCTGTTGGTGTCTTTTACAACTATTTTGACAGCAAAGAAGAGGTCTTTACCGAATTAGTCAAAAGCTTTTTCAATTATTCACTAACAGAAATGAAAAAACTTCAAGCAGAAATTACGGGCAATAATCTCCGCTCGGAATTAAAGTTTAAAGAATTTTTGGTCAGGGGTATGGATAAGAACTGGGAAAATCGGTTCTTAAATAGCGATATTCTGATGTTGACGCGAAAAGACCAGGTCTTTAAAGAGATGATGCTGGATTTTAATGAGCGGATGTTGGCTATTATTGTTGCTATTTTAACCATTATTCAATCATTTGCTCAGGAGAGCGAGTTGACTATCAAGGCTAAATTAATCATGAATTTGATTCAAAATTCCTATCCGACTTTTTCTAGTTTTGAGGACGACCAAGAGCAAGAAGCTTATATGGAGAAAGTGGTCAAAGTGATTTTTGATCTGAGCTTTAATGAATAG
- a CDS encoding AbrB/MazE/SpoVT family DNA-binding domain-containing protein, giving the protein MQTKIAQWGNSKAIRIPSTIVKQLNLKDNQVLSLEIKDQALVIKPKEAETIQELFADYKTSFTYEEEMDWGPAVGEEIEW; this is encoded by the coding sequence ATGCAAACGAAAATTGCCCAATGGGGAAATTCAAAGGCGATCAGAATTCCATCAACGATAGTTAAACAGCTCAATTTAAAGGATAATCAAGTGCTCTCACTTGAAATCAAAGATCAAGCCCTAGTGATTAAGCCTAAGGAAGCAGAGACTATTCAGGAATTATTTGCCGATTACAAGACCTCTTTCACTTATGAGGAAGAAATGGATTGGGGACCAGCAGTGGGAGAAGAGATCGAATGGTGA
- a CDS encoding isochorismatase family protein: protein MTAMTVDNTLVLVIDIQEKLVPAMHDSDTYLANLQFLLEGLNHLGVKKVVTEQYPQGLGATHPDIKSYLTETPVYAKTRFNACIPEVLNHITPAIEHVVIIGMETPICVEQTAHQLLDDYPQVEVTLVRDAVTARSAKEHEWALSQLQADGATLLSSESLLYRLLEDAKNPHFKAISHLVKERQA from the coding sequence ATGACTGCAATGACTGTTGATAATACGCTAGTCCTTGTCATCGATATTCAAGAAAAATTGGTTCCCGCAATGCATGATTCCGATACTTATCTGGCTAACCTGCAATTTCTTCTTGAAGGCTTGAACCACTTAGGCGTTAAGAAGGTAGTCACCGAGCAATACCCTCAAGGCTTGGGCGCTACCCATCCTGATATCAAGTCCTACCTAACCGAGACACCGGTTTACGCCAAGACTCGTTTCAATGCCTGCATTCCCGAAGTTCTCAACCACATCACCCCTGCCATTGAACATGTGGTAATTATCGGGATGGAAACGCCTATCTGCGTCGAGCAAACCGCCCATCAATTATTAGACGATTATCCCCAAGTGGAAGTGACCTTGGTTCGTGACGCCGTAACCGCTAGAAGTGCAAAAGAACACGAATGGGCTCTCAGCCAACTCCAAGCAGATGGCGCGACTCTCCTATCCAGTGAAAGCTTACTCTACCGTCTCCTAGAAGACGCCAAGAACCCACACTTCAAAGCAATTTCTCACTTAGTCAAAGAGCGTCAAG
- a CDS encoding ATP-binding cassette domain-containing protein codes for MDDAIKVVNARTNNLKNISIQVSKHRIVAVTGVSGSGKSSFVFDTIASESQRLLQETYSSYIQNLLPNYKKPAVDSISNLPVSLIIDQKRIRGNSRSTVGTITDIYSDLRLLYSRIAKPFIGYSMKYSFNHPDGMCKTCQGLGVVKSINIDKLIDFDESLNNNAIDFPTFRNDGWRLTRYTESGYFDNDRKIKDYNQEELDLLLYSPKIKPARPSKNWHKTAKYLGVLPRIMESFVNVEDPQYKKDLNRILITETCPACHGTRLNDEVLSATIQGKSIANSTNMAINDLFDFISTIHNQEVEMITHELQKKLQSLSIVGLDYLKLNQPTNTLSGGESQRIKMVKYLNSSLSDVLYIFDEPSVGLHPEDIRGITNIFKGLRDKGNSVLFVDHDPDMIQCCDELINFGEGAGPHGGRVTFQGTYSELLKSETITAKAFTKRHGINKEKKIFSDYYTLKNVSKHNIENVSISIPKDAITVVTGVAGSGKSTLIRDVFINKYPQATILDQSLPQASRRSNIVTYLKIYDEIKRLFAKENGVEKSLFSVTGKGACPECKGKGVIKLDLAYMGDSEHICEKCQGRRFNDKVLAYLYKKKNINVIFELTVAEAREIFGDNSKITPVLESIIKANLSYIKLGQTLDTYSGGELQRLKIAQMLSEKESEIIILDEPTTGLHESDIDKLMDLTREMVRDGNTLIVIEHNLSVISQADWIIDLGPKGGKVGGKILFQGYPIDFIECEQSYTAKHLRRFLDDTIIIREE; via the coding sequence ATGGATGATGCTATCAAAGTCGTCAATGCCAGAACAAATAATTTGAAAAACATCTCCATCCAGGTTTCCAAGCATAGGATTGTTGCTGTGACGGGTGTTTCAGGTTCGGGGAAATCTTCCTTTGTCTTTGATACGATTGCCAGTGAATCCCAGCGATTGCTCCAGGAAACTTACTCTAGCTATATTCAAAACCTCTTGCCCAATTATAAAAAACCAGCTGTCGATTCCATCTCTAATCTTCCAGTCTCACTAATCATTGACCAAAAGCGAATCCGTGGCAATTCCAGGTCAACAGTAGGGACTATAACCGACATCTATTCTGACTTAAGACTATTATATTCGAGGATAGCCAAGCCTTTTATTGGTTATTCTATGAAGTATTCTTTCAATCATCCAGACGGCATGTGCAAGACTTGCCAGGGGCTTGGAGTCGTTAAATCCATTAATATTGACAAATTGATTGATTTTGATGAATCCTTAAATAACAATGCGATTGATTTCCCTACCTTTCGCAATGACGGTTGGAGACTGACCCGTTATACCGAATCCGGTTATTTTGACAATGATAGGAAGATCAAGGACTATAATCAAGAGGAACTAGACTTGCTGCTGTACTCTCCTAAAATAAAACCCGCTCGCCCGAGTAAAAACTGGCATAAAACAGCCAAATATCTTGGAGTCCTTCCTCGAATCATGGAAAGCTTTGTCAATGTCGAAGATCCTCAATATAAAAAAGACTTAAACAGGATATTAATCACAGAAACCTGTCCCGCATGCCATGGGACACGGTTAAATGACGAAGTATTAAGTGCCACCATACAAGGTAAATCGATAGCCAATAGTACGAATATGGCAATCAATGATTTGTTCGATTTTATCTCTACCATCCATAATCAAGAGGTTGAAATGATTACCCATGAATTGCAAAAGAAGTTACAAAGTCTTTCAATAGTAGGCTTAGACTATTTGAAATTAAATCAACCGACGAACACCCTTTCCGGCGGCGAGTCCCAGCGAATCAAAATGGTGAAGTATCTCAATAGCTCCTTGTCAGATGTTTTATATATCTTTGATGAACCGAGTGTTGGCCTTCATCCGGAAGATATTCGAGGAATCACAAATATTTTTAAGGGCTTGAGAGATAAGGGGAACTCTGTCTTATTTGTCGACCACGACCCCGATATGATTCAATGCTGTGATGAGCTAATCAATTTTGGCGAAGGTGCTGGCCCTCATGGAGGTAGGGTTACTTTCCAGGGGACTTATAGCGAATTATTAAAATCAGAGACTATCACAGCAAAAGCCTTTACCAAAAGGCACGGCATCAATAAAGAAAAGAAAATCTTTTCAGACTATTACACACTGAAAAATGTGTCCAAGCACAACATAGAAAACGTCAGCATAAGTATCCCGAAAGATGCGATAACAGTAGTAACTGGTGTGGCCGGTTCTGGTAAAAGTACCCTGATTAGAGATGTTTTTATTAACAAATACCCTCAGGCTACTATCTTGGACCAAAGTTTGCCCCAGGCTTCTCGCCGGTCAAATATCGTCACCTACTTAAAGATATATGACGAAATCAAGCGACTTTTTGCCAAAGAAAATGGTGTTGAAAAATCTCTGTTTTCAGTGACCGGGAAAGGAGCCTGTCCTGAATGTAAGGGAAAAGGAGTCATTAAACTTGATTTGGCCTATATGGGAGACTCTGAACATATTTGTGAAAAGTGCCAAGGGAGACGGTTCAATGATAAGGTCCTCGCTTATCTGTATAAAAAGAAGAATATCAATGTGATCTTTGAACTCACGGTTGCAGAGGCTAGGGAGATATTTGGCGATAATTCGAAGATCACACCCGTTCTAGAATCGATCATCAAAGCAAATTTATCCTATATAAAGTTAGGTCAGACCTTGGATACATACTCTGGGGGAGAACTTCAACGGTTAAAAATAGCTCAAATGCTTTCAGAGAAAGAGTCAGAAATTATCATTTTAGATGAGCCCACGACAGGACTTCACGAATCCGATATTGATAAGCTAATGGACCTCACTCGTGAAATGGTAAGAGACGGCAACACATTAATTGTAATTGAGCATAATTTATCCGTGATCAGTCAGGCGGATTGGATTATTGACCTTGGACCCAAAGGAGGAAAGGTCGGTGGAAAAATCTTGTTCCAAGGATACCCAATTGACTTTATAGAATGTGAGCAATCCTATACCGCCAAGCATTTAAGAAGATTTTTGGATGATACGATAATTATTCGTGAGGAATAG